The genomic window TTTGATTCCGACAAGTAGCCGAGGCTGGAAGACGACTTGTGAAAGAAAAGGAACAGGCGTTTAGTTGGGTCATATGGGCTTTAGAACCTCAACAATGTCTCTTTCACAGTGActtaaataacacaacataaagaGTTTAAGTAGATACAGCCTCTTGTCTCTTATCCTACACATACACCTTTATTTTATAGCCTGGTAGTTTTGTGAAAACTGAATATTGGGGAGTAAAACCTTGCCCTCAAGTTGTGGAAAGTTAGAGAGTGAGTAAAAGTTCCTGCACCACTTCTGTTGAAACCTCCTTGATATGAGTGATCACAGACGAAAACAGTACAGGTGAACAATGCAGATTGGTCAGCATCTTATCTCACATGATAAGATGCAGACACATTCCTTTTCACTGGTCGCTGAGAAGGGAGTTGTCCAACAGTAAAGTTGAAGGTGCAGGAGAGATAAGAAGAGCGGCCTAGATTATTGCTCTCAAAGGCTTTGACCATGATACATTGCCTGGGCATTTGTTGCCTGCGATTGCCGTTTCTTTACACACCTTAAAAGGACATGAGGAGCACTTACACCATTTTTACAGGTCTCACTTTATTGGCtgtacattcattttttttaatgacgtAACATGTAACTCCAAAAAAAGACGGCATACCCTAGCAGTGTATCTTCCCTCTTTAAGAAAATGCACTCACCACAGAGCGCGGACACACATTGTGTTTGCTCTTAGTTGCCAGGGTTTTTGTGCAACACATGTTTCTCCAGCAACTCTGGGTGGAGGACGCAGACGTCTCCTGTCAACAGAGTTATGTGGTTGCAATGAGTGTTAGGGAGAACTCTCCGGAATTTACCCAATGAGGCACAGCCCCCTTgttggaaaagaaaataatggaaacacagaaagtgaCTCAGGCTCTTTGACGACATGTAAAAGGCAATCCCCACTAAGACTAAGTCACTTTCTTTTCTTGCTGCATTTATCAACCATACTGTCATCAGGCTACTTGCAAATAGGACGTTTTTCTCAGAtacctgacacacacatgtatcTAGGCTATACTGAAAAAGAATATCTTCTAATTGCAGATTAAAGGTTAAGTCATATATTTGTGTgatggagtgtgtgagtgacagacacagaAGAACGTTAGCCTTTAAAAACTTTACTACTTTACTACTGGAAATGATGCACCTACTAAAATACtcataatagaatagaatagaatactCAGAATAACTCAAAAGAAATCCATTGTTTCTTAAAACTACGTACGGCAAGTTTCTTAAACAGTTAAACAAGGAGCTGCTCTTCTACCCAGTGTTCATCCACATACTCAAAGcctgtattttgtgttttttttgctatgAAAGGTATTTTACCAGGTTTTACCACAATGCAGCACACAAATTCGGTTTCAAACGTTGCTTTATTCATCATTTGCGACCTGCATTTGTCTTAAGTGCCATCGAGTCCAAGGTGGTGTGTCTGCTCCGAGCAGCAGAGAATGACGAGAGGACAGATACGCGACAATGTGGACGAGGCGACaacaacagacaataaaaacatatacgTTAAATATGTTCTgacaatgagagagagaggccttCACTGGCATCTTTCTTCAAATTCCTCTCCACTTTAAGTACAGACACTTGTTTTGCTTCTCCTTTGTTTGAGACGTTTTTGAGTGAGGTAGTGAGGACTTATCCGCTTTTTTACAGGACACACCCATCatagttttttgtatttttttttctccgttgCCATAGAAAACATCTTGTCTGTTGCAGGAGGAGGAATCTATTATTGAACTACTTTTACTTGACTTAAGCCCAGGGTTCACTTTCACAAAGTTGTAACATTGTATTcatgtaaaaaatgaaataaaattttaaaaaaatttaaacaaatttaaaaaagagcCTTTTCCTCCTTAATTGTGAGGAGGTTATTTTTGCCCGCTGTCCATCACTAGTTCAGACCATACACTGGTACAGTCAGTCAATTACGATTTAATAGCAACATGTTCCGCtctgcctttcaaaataagacaagtATGTACTGAACTCAAGTACAGTACGTCAgactgtcaaaaatgtcttttttaaacaGTTAAATGATGTCACAGAAAATCTGGTATGGTGTTTCCAGAATGTTAAAAAGGCTTTGTGTgattgatcccacactggggaaatgCACATGTTGTAGTAGTTAAAGGACAGATAATAGACATACAACACAATCAAACAGAAATAGAACCAAAAAAGAACGCAAAATGTGATGGTGTGTCATGAAACCTGAACTAGCCCTTTAAGAAGTTCAAATATGGTTGAAGCCCAGTTTCAAGGAAAGACTACTgcttcttttattgtgaaaatatgtTGGTCAATTTACCTGTTGAAGTTAGCTTGACCAGCGTAGAAGTTGGAGTGTGCTGAGTTGAAGTGGTGACTCCGGCTCACTTTAAAACAGACTCTCGTCCCGGCGACACTTTCCCCTGAAGCAGCAGGACcgacactcacacagagacggaaccgcttttattttgtctccttCGACATGGACTGTTTCCTGGACTCGTGCGGACGGCGACCTTATCTGCTGTTAATCCATCTGTTTGTCCTCAGAGCAGCAGGTCAGTAAAACACCAGCGTGACGGTCTGTTTTAGTGAGATAAAGTTTGTCACAGCagagtttaaaaaacacttatGTCAACAGCAAAAACAACCGTGACAAATTAATACACCGTGTGCTTCCACTAACTTAACACAcgtttgtacaaaaaaaagtgcGTAAACTATGAATACGTAATGAGTAGTGTTTGCTGTAAAGTGTGAGGGGAAAAGTGTTGTTTACAAACAAGTTTCACTTACGATACAGCCAGAGTATGAATTCCTCCACATTTTAGATGAACATTGTTTGAATTTTCTGGGAAACTGTCTGTTACATGCGACAATAGTTGTACTTTAATGTGTACTCCTCCAAATATTATTggttaataatgttttatttggccTCAGATATTATATAAAATTGCTAATAGGCAATATAATTATCGACTTTCGTATTTGTTATCTAATTATTTTGGATCTCACTTGAGAAAactcatgtatatatatatatatttatatatgtatatacatatattatgtgtatatatatatatatatatatatatatatatatatatatatatatatacatatatatatatatatatacatatatgtatacataataAATTCCAGTGGTAAGTAAGTCCACTGCTTCCATagttcacataatttcaaaataaaagtgtttgatttgattatatATGTGATAGCTAAATGTAATTGAAATATCTAATTATAACTTGAAATTAGGtggcgggccacatgaaattgataGTTGGGCCCGCATTTGGCCTGCAAACCataagtttgagacctctggctCTACTCATACTTTACATATCTGTAACTGTACCTAATTAATTAAGAGCAACCACAAAAAATCTTTTATTGgtgatttatttacttaacaTGGACTGTGTATCGCCcaaataaaaatgcatgagacttttttttttaatggaaacaaaGGCTTCCTCTTGTCTGCATTATGAAACAATAAGATGTCGTTAGTTGTtgatctttcttctttttctattttttttcttagccAACTTAGCCTGCTCGAAACCTCAGGGTGGTGGAAACACCGTCCTCACGACTGATTCACTTCTAATGAATGATTTCCCTGAAGGCTCTGTTGCCTCTGTAGAGTGTGCTAATGGATTCATTGCTGAAAGTGGTAGTGGGATTATTACCTGCACCTCTGCAAATTGGACTGAACCCAGTCTCGTCTGTAGAAGTGAGTCCTGTCAACTTTGAATCACAACTCTACTGACTCTTAATGAGCAAACGCCCAGcagcaatgtttttgtttgtctttacagAGATGGACTGTGGTCCTCCCAGACCTCAGGCAAATATGAGTTTTAATATCACTTCTGGTACTCTGTTTGGTGCCGTAATAAAAGTCATCTGTGATAAAGGGTGAGTATAACTGTCCTATATATCTGAAATTAAATAGTGATATATGTCTTAATGTTCAGAGGCTCCAGTGATAATCACTCAGTCAATTATCGTGTTCATCATGTTCTGTTCTCACTAGATCTACTGGCAACATACAGAATATGACTGACATCATGCTTGATGCCTTAGtctttaaatggaataaaagacaaataaaggcTGTGCCAGAATGTGTTCATAGTTTCACTGATTAGAAACCTGGCTCTCGTTTTGCCTTGAGAGGGTTGTTGATATAAGGTTCCTGATGTAATTCTGAAGGAATTTAGTCTTCCGTTAGTTGAAAATACATTTCCATTGCATTTGAATGATCATGGGTGTATGGTTTCAGTTGCACCTCgtaaaatatacacaacaacgacctttaaccttttaaaaacagttaCTGTGATCCCAGTTTAAATCACTGCATGTGGTTGTCAGATTCGCCAAATGACCTAAATAAGATGCTTCACTTACACCAGACGTTACATGTGTTCATCCACATATGCAACTGTCCtgctgtctgttttatttttgtaaacattGAACCAAATTTTGTTAATTGAAGGCAGGGGTCTTAAACTATGATTTACCTGgaggccactgagcatctagtctggtgaaaaaaaagtcgggggtgggcaatatgagctgAAAATTgacgatatttcacagaatttcaaaataaaagtgtttgttttgatatggaacaatatatagGTCATAAtagaaacatatttatgatcCAAAACAAAtctatgaataaaaaacaaacaaacattcaaacatacaaaaataacgTTGATATTATGTGGTGGGCCAAAAGAAATGCGGGCTGCGTGTGGCCCGCAAGTTGGAGACCTCTTAGCGAGTTTAGCAACAGGTGGATATTGAAAGTGCAAGTTTGTTTGCTTAAGAGCAGCACTGGAGTGTTGTCACACAATGAGAGGAGATAACAAGgcagtaaaaacattatatacgTTAAACAATATCCTCTAACAAAGAACAAACATCCTCCTACAACAGTCGTCTGTCGTGGTCCCTCATCAGCTTCCTCTTCGAATCTCTGCAGACACTCATTTTCCTTCATCTGTCAACAGATACCAGATCAGAGGATCGAGCTACAAACAGTGCTATGCTAAAGGATGGAGTGGAAAAGCCAATTGTGAAAgtaaatgtctctttttgtgtCAGTTTATGTGACAACCATGTGAAGTAgtggttttcttttcatttctgctgtgaagtgaatgtttgtgaatAAGTGAACGTTTGTGTGTGCCTCAGCTGTGACGTGTGCGAAACCTACAAAAGTGACCAATGGCAGAATACTGTGGGATTCTCAGTATGACCCCAGATATGGCGAAACCATACAGTTCGAGTGTGATGAAGGATACACCCTGAGTGGCACGGGCACCATCATGTGCAGTGAAACGGGTGGATTTGATCCTCAGCCTCCTGAATGTAAAAGTAAGTCCACTGctttcgtgtgtgtgtatttatctaCAGATTACCAGTTATTCTGATGAGAGTGGACAAAGCCTTAAGAATATTCTAGTCTAAAGCTCATTATTGACTGACCTTGGCTCAGTATCaattcatttcacatttcaaagcCTCGTTGATATTACAAATCTATTTTACAGAGAGTCTTGGCCAAGACGAGACATATTTCTTTCTACTTAAATTTCTATTATAGCAAAGTCTTATAGTTTGTATGTAATTCTATTTTTGGTTGGAGCAACTTgacttgtttctgttttctaataataaataatgctaATACTAATTCTATTTCCATTCTAAAATCAGGGAGTTAGATGACAAAAAGAGCTGTGTTCCCTATTGACGGTTCCATTTATATTACATTCTAATGTAGGTGATTTCTTCTCAAACGACTCTCAGGTGACAGATATATCTGCCTCAATAAACCACACAATTGTGCACGTGTACAAAACTGTACAAAAATACAAGTTTCCTGCCTCGTGAAattagtttaaaataaaaacactggctGTGTGTGAGCTTAATGTAATTTATGCAAGGTTTGCAGTAAATAGATTACAACATTCCAAAAACACCCCCAAAAAGCCACTAACCATAAACTATGTGAGAGGCTTTTAAGATCGTCTTTCTGGAGCAAGTTTGCAGCTTCAAgcacttcattttaaacaaatatttatgtcataaattgtttttaattaaggACATCGAACATGCGTGTAGGTGTTGCCATGGGGACACTGAGCCTGGACACCACTGTTCACAGCGCAGGCATCTTGAAATACCCCCATTTTACCCCTTCTAACCCTTTATTCTCACGTTAAGTGTTTTTCTCTACTAATGGTCACGCTCAAACCCTctttaacaaaataatgtaacaccatgcaacttttttttttttttactgctctaTAACAGCTTACAAATCAATGTTACAGCGACGAGACAAACCAAAGGTAACAAAGtgttgtcaaataaaaacactgcacttGGTATACTTTTCCTACAAGTGGACAgtgtaacaaagaaatgtcttgttttttgctCAGTTGTTGCATGTTCTGTGACATTAAGTGTACATGTGTGTCACACCGCCAACTTCACAACCCATAGATGAATTCAGCCGTCTTTTCATTTGTAGATGTGACGACAGAAGGGCCGATTACGCTAGACATATCTACACTTCCACCACAAGGTATATAAATATTCATGTTATATACTTTATCATTAAATGAAACAATGCTAAATTATTACGTTACAGTATATCATATGATTTGTATCCTCActaaataagaaatacattaaagggatagttcagtagTTATTGAAGTGTGGTTGCACGAGTTACTGACAcattatggcgcttttccatgaCACTGTTGTAGCCCAACTTGGCTCGGCTCTGCTCGGTTTGGTGTCAGGTACCTCGTTTTTCAGTACTATAGCTAGTGTTGTAGTcgagaccacctaaaccgagaccaagacgAGACCAAGGActtgaggggtcgagaccgagacaagaccaagaccgttagtgtcgctttgcagaatttacacgttgcgctgtgttttcttttggaggtatttatgcacaaaaaggaaaccaaattttattatagatgagttggctgacatcttctcacggcctcttctcctgtcactcacatgcacttttgtggggggcgtgtgaaagggggcgggaggggtgacagtcgttaacggtgacaaaaatttcgaatgataaatgagtcaatTTATTGGTTGTACCCGAAGCAAAACGatttacgcaaaatcacagtgatgatattaactttaactttaagttaatccaaaaatgcacaggcaatttattgatatccccacagttcTCAGGTCTTGGctggtcttgaaataaaatccagagtccgctttgtccgagaccaagacaagagcGAGTAAAAATGCAGTTGATTCCGAGACGAGACCAAGACCTTCAAAATGTGGTCTTGAGACCAAGACCGATCTCAAGTACTACAACACTAACTATAgcacctcctcaatgtgggcggggtctgCGCTCGCTTAGAACCTCACCAGGGTAGGTAatcaaaaaacaccaggtactatTCCGAATGGTAAAGCAAAAAAACTATGTAGAGTCGAGTCGAGCCAAGGTGAGccgagccgtgctagaactgtataatggaaaagccccAAGAGTCATGGCTGACTGTGCTTTAAGTGCCCACAGCACTCCCCTTTCACTGAGAACCAGCATGAGACGGGCCGGCATGCTCTCATTGAAAacgtggctgccagcagggatgcaaggaaaaacagatttttggcTCTTAATCAAAGGCTCAGTTAATAAAATTCCCTCCTGTTTAAGTCTACAAGATCTCcagaatatgtttgctgtttCATCTCACTGTTGAACACCCATTTCTGACTGTAACTCTGTAAACTGTCCACTCCCCACAATCAGGAGGATGTGTCTTCACATCAAACACTGCAGtcccaaaatgacacatttattgaTGGCGTCAGCGGTGAATCAACAGATCCTGTGTGCCGTCATGTTCCtgattttctcttcagttttcAGTTGAAAAGGgtgaaaaagcagcaaacattaTTCTTAAGAGATATGTTAGACTTAAGTTAAGGTATGTTTTATTGGTGAACCTTTTGATGAGAGGctaaatagtttttttccccccttgttttcagtgtaagtgAGCTTCTGCATTGTAGGGCGTTTCTCAGCCCAGGGAGTGGAAACGGCACAGTCAGCACAGACTATGTGTCATTACCTAATAAATctgaactgtcactttaagAGGACTTTCCTGAATATCAAAGATATTTTTGacaacagtgattttttttttccatgtgatACCAGTGTCCACTTCCACAGATTTAACTGCCCCATCCACAACTCACAGAGGTAAAACTATAACAACTGGCCCACCGTCTACACAAGGTACGGGAACATGTCTGCACACAACGGCACGTAATTAAGCTAAAAAAGCGTTTTAGACGCTGCTCGTAGAAGCATGAAGAGTGTGATGCATGTTTCAGAAATGGCTTGTCAGCATGTCAAGGC from Solea senegalensis isolate Sse05_10M linkage group LG4, IFAPA_SoseM_1, whole genome shotgun sequence includes these protein-coding regions:
- the im:7151449 gene encoding complement decay-accelerating factor isoform X2; the protein is MDCFLDSCGRRPYLLLIHLFVLRAAANLACSKPQGGGNTVLTTDSLLMNDFPEGSVASVECANGFIAESGSGIITCTSANWTEPSLVCRKMDCGPPRPQANMSFNITSGTLFGAVIKVICDKGYQIRGSSYKQCYAKGWSGKANCETVTCAKPTKVTNGRILWDSQYDPRYGETIQFECDEGYTLSGTGTIMCSETGGFDPQPPECKNVTTEGPITLDISTLPPQDLTAPSTTHRGKTITTGPPSTQGGRGIFTADVKATTSVTSPASANRDMHGGTVDTSKDNGHVPVIITVVCVSVVILIMVGFLYKFLLRRKGSYDTREDLKPELLQFQNL
- the im:7151449 gene encoding complement decay-accelerating factor isoform X3, with protein sequence MDCFLDSCGRRPYLLLIHLFVLRAAANLACSKPQGGGNTVLTTDSLLMNDFPEGSVASVECANGFIAESGSGIITCTSANWTEPSLVCRKMDCGPPRPQANMSFNITSGTLFGAVIKVICDKGYQIRGSSYKQCYAKGWSGKANCETVTCAKPTKVTNGRILWDSQYDPRYGETIQFECDEGYTLSGTGTIMCSETGGFDPQPPECKNVTTEGPITLDISTLPPQVSTSTDLTAPSTTHRGKTITTGPPSTQGGRGIFTADVKATTSVTSPASANRDMHGGTVDTSKDNGHVPVIITVVCVSVVILIMVGFLYKFLLRRKGSANGTMPIC
- the im:7151449 gene encoding complement decay-accelerating factor isoform X1, translated to MDCFLDSCGRRPYLLLIHLFVLRAAANLACSKPQGGGNTVLTTDSLLMNDFPEGSVASVECANGFIAESGSGIITCTSANWTEPSLVCRKMDCGPPRPQANMSFNITSGTLFGAVIKVICDKGYQIRGSSYKQCYAKGWSGKANCETVTCAKPTKVTNGRILWDSQYDPRYGETIQFECDEGYTLSGTGTIMCSETGGFDPQPPECKNVTTEGPITLDISTLPPQVSTSTDLTAPSTTHRGKTITTGPPSTQGGRGIFTADVKATTSVTSPASANRDMHGGTVDTSKDNGHVPVIITVVCVSVVILIMVGFLYKFLLRRKGSYDTREDLKPELLQFQNL